The Xanthomonas sontii genomic sequence ATCGGATACACCATCGGCCGCAGCGCGATGTTGTACTGGCGCGAGAGCTGCACCAGCCGGTCGAGCACGGCGAAGTTGCGCGGGTCCACGTCGAACCGGTAGCTGCGCAGGTTGCGCCGGTCGAGCAGGCGGAACACCGCCTCGCTCTGGCTGAGTGGGTAGGCCGGGCGGCCGTCGTGGCCGTTGACCCCGTACACGATGGCCGGTGCCGCGGTGGCAGGTGCGGCAGCGACGGCGAGGACGGCAGCGAACAGGCGCAGCAGGGACAGAGACATGGCGTTCCCGGCGGAAGCGGCCCGGGGCGGGCACGGGACCAGCCTAGCAAGCCCGGCCACGGGCATCGGCGCCAATTCCCGGGACTGCGGTGCGGGTCGCACTCCGCCGGGATCGGCCTGGAGGCGCGCCATGCTGGGCGTCCAGTGATCGGGACTGGCGCTGCCTGGCGACGCGCGCACCTGCCTCGCCTTGGGTGCCCGCTGGTGTCGTCATGGCCGCCTGCAGCCGCCGCGCGCAGGTGCCCGAGCGGACCACGGGGGCCGATCGGCGCTGCCCGGAAACGCGACAGGGGCCTTGCGGCCCCTGTCGGTGTGCATCGTGTCGGCGCGGTGGATCAGCGCTGCATCTGCGAATTCGACTGTCCGGTGGCGGCGGACTTCTCGCCGGCGAACGGATTGAGCTTGCGGATCATCCACGGGTACTTCGGCCAGTTGCCGGTCAGCCACGGGTGCTGCGGGTCGTTGAGCTCGAGCACGCGGCGCGCGTCGGCGGCCAGGGTCTTGTTGCCCAGATGGGTGTAGGCATCGGCCAGCACCGCGACCGCGTCGTTCTGGTAGGCGCTCTGCGGGTAGGTCTCGAGCAGGTAGGTGGCGCGCGAGGCGGCCGACACCCAGGCATCGCGGCGCAGGTAGTACAGCGCGTTGTCCAGCTCGTGCTGGGCGAATACGTTGCGCAGGGCGATCATGCGCGCGCGCGCGTCGGCGGCGTAGCGGCTGTTGGGGTAGCGCTCGGCGACGGTGTTGAAGTCGGCGTAGGCCTGCTGCGGGGTGGACAGGTCGCGGCGGCTGGGATCCAGCGACCACACCCGGCGCAGGAACACCGTGTCGCGGTTGGAGTTGGACAGCCCGCGCAGGTAGTACATGTAGGCGATGTTGCGCTGGGTCGGGTAGGTGCGGATGAAGCGGTCGATGGTCGACACCGCGTCGTCGTGCTTGCCGGCCTTGTACTGGGCGTAGGCGCTTTCGATCATCGCCTGCTCGGTGTAGTTGCCGTACGGGTACTGCGCGATCAGCCGCTTGAAGCTGCTCTCGGCGCCGGCCCAGTTGCCGCTCTCCATCTGCGCATGCGCCTTCTGGTAGAGCTGCTCGACCGGCATGCCTTCTTCGGGGTTCTTCTTCTGACGGTGGCAACCCGTCGCCACGACCAGCGTGACCAGCAGCAGGGCGATGAAACGGACGTGCGCGGACAGCGGGACGGAGCGTCGGATCATGGGTTCGGGCGCGGCAGGGCAGGAATACGAAGGGGCGATGATAGCCTAGTGGCCTGTCCTGCGACTGACTATGGCCGCCGCGACCCCCTTTTTCCGACCCAAGCCGTGCCCCTGCCATGCCCCATACCCCCCCGGATCTCCCCGAGGACGCCGTCAGCGACGGCCCGCGCCAGGCGCGCGTCCCCGATCACGCCGCCGGTCGCCGCTTCGACGCGGTGCTGGCCGAACTGTTCCCCGAATACTCGCGTTCGCGCCTGGCCGAATGGATCAAATCCGGCGACGCCCTGCTCGACGGCGCCCCGGCGCGGCCGCGCGATGCGCTGCGCGGCGGCGAGATCGCCAGCCTGCATGCGGTGCTGGACACCCAGACCCACGCCCTGCCCGAGGACATCCCGCTGGAGGTGCTGTACGAGGACGACCAGGTCATCGTGCTGAACAAGCCGGCCGGGCTGGTGGTGCACCCGGGCGCCGGCAACCCCAGCGGCACCCTGGTCAATGCCTTGCTGTACCGCGACCCGGGGCTGTCGGCGCTGCCGCGCGCCGGCATCGTGCATCGCCTGGACAAGGACACCAGCGGCGCCATGGTGGTGGCCCGGACCCTGCAGGCGCATACCTCGCTGGTGGCGCAGTTGTCCGCGCGCGACGTGCACCGGCAATACCTGGCGGTGGTGGTCGGGGCGCTGGTCTCCGGCGGCACCGCCAATGCGCCGATCGACCGCCATCCGCGCGACCGCCTGCGCATGGCGGTGCGCGAGGACGGCCGCGACGCGGTCACCCACTACCGGCTGCGCGAGCGCTTCCGCGCCCACACGGCCCTGGAATGCCGCCTGGAGACCGGCCGCACCCACCAGATCCGCGTGCACATGGCGCACCTGAAGCACCCCATCGTCGGCGACCCGCTGTACGGCGGCCCGCTGAAGCTGCCCAAGGGCGCCAGCGAGGAGCTGATCGCCGAACTGCGCGGCTTCAAGCGCCAGGCGCTGCACGCCGAGACCCTGGAGTTCAAGCATCCCTCAAGCGGCGAGCCGGTCCGCGCCACCGCGGCGGTGCCCGCCGACCTGCAGCAGCTGATGGCCGCCCTGCGCGTGGATGCGCAGGCGGCCGCCGAGCGGGCGCGGCGCTGAGCATGGCCGGGAGCCCGGTTTCCCACGCCCTCGCGCGCGACTGCATTTCGCGCGGCGGCCGGCGGCGCCAGGCTGGTGGCATGTCGGCCGATGTCGGGCGAGGGCGCGGCCAATGAGCGACTTCGCCCTGCCGGCCGACTGGCCGGCACCGCCGCGGGTCCGCGCCCTGACCACCCTGCGCACCGGCACCGGCGCCGGCGCCTCGCAGCCGCCGTTCGACCGCTTCAACCTCGGCAACCGCAGCGCCGCCGACGGCGACGACCCGGCCACGGTGCAGCGCAACCGCGACGAGTTGGCCGCGCGACTGGCGCTGCCGACGCCGCCGCACTGGCTGCGGCAAGTGCACGGCGTGCAGGTGCTGCGTTTCGACGGGCCGCCGCATGGCGCCGGCATCGATGCCGAGCCGACCGCCGATGCCGCGGTCACCGCCGAACCGGGCGTGGTGCTGGCGATCCTGACCGCCGACTGCCTGCCGGTGGTGTTCGCCGCCCGCGACAGCAGCGAGGTCGGCGCCGCGCACGCCGGCTGGCAGGGGCTGGCCGGCGGCGTGCTGGAAGCCACCGTGGCCGCGCTGCGTACGCCGCCCACGCAACTGCAGGCCTGGCTGGGGCCGGCGGCCGGACCGCAGCACTACGAGATCGGCGCAGAGGTGCGCGAGGCGTTCCTGCGCCACGATCCGGCCGCCGCGACCGCGTTCGTGGATACCCGGCCCGGCCACTGGCGGGTGGACCTGTACGCGCTGGCGCGGCAACGCCTGGTCGCGGCCGGCCTGGCGCCGGACCGGATCCACGGTGGCGGCCTGTGCACCATCGCCGATGCGCAGCGCTTCTACTCCTATCGGCGCGACCGCCGCAGCGGGCGCATGGCGACGCTGGCGTGGATCGCGCCCTGACACCGCCGCTGTTCGCGCAGGTGCTGGGGCCGGCGTTCGCGCAATTGCCGCCGGTGCTGCGCGCGCTGCACACACCGTCGTCTCAGTCGCGCTATGTCGGCCAGGCCGTGGTCCAGCGCGGCCGCCACCCGCTGTTGCCGCTGTGCGCGTGGCTGGTGCGGTTGCCGCGCACCGGGCCGGCGACGCCGGTGGAAGTGGTGTTTCGCGCCGATGCCCACGGCGAGCGCTGGGAGCGCCGTTTCGGCACGCATGCCATGCCCTCGCGGCTGTGGCTGCACCGCGGCCGCCTGCGCGAGCGGCTGGGTGCGGTGGTGTTCGAATTCGCCCTGCGGATCGACGGTGCCGGCATCGAATGGCGCGCGGCGCGGGCCTGGGCCTTCGGCGTGGTGCCGCTGCCGCGACGCTGGCTGGCCGGCGTGCACTGCCGCGAAGACCAGCGCGACGGGCGCTACGCGTTCTTGATCGCGGTGAGCCTGCCGTGGATCGGCCCGTTCATCCGCTACGAGGGCTGGCTTGCGCCGGCCTGAGCCGCCGGCGCCCGCGGCGTCGGAGGACATGGCCATCGTCGTGTTCGACGGGGTCTGCGCGCTGTGCAGTCGCTGGGTGCGGTTCCTGCTGCGCCATGACCGCCGCGGCCGCTACCGGTTTGCGGCGATGCAGTCGCCGCGCGGCAGCGCGCTGTTGCGCGAGCACGGCCTGGATCCGGCCGATCCGCTGTCGTTCCTGCTGCTGACACGGCACGGTGCCTTGACCGATTCGGACGCGGCGATCGCGGTGATCGCCGGGCTCGGCGGGGTGTGGCGCAGCGTCGCGTCGCTGCGCCTGCTGCCGCGGCGCTGGCGCGATGCCGGCTACCGGGTGCTGGCGCGCAACCGCCATCGCTGGTTCGGTACCACGGCGCAGTGTTTCCTGCCGGAGCCGCAACAGCGCTCGCGCTTTCTGGAGTGAGCACGACGCGCGCGGCGCGTCTGATCGGCTGTTTCCTCGCGCGAGCCCATCGCCGCGGGTTCACAAGTGCCTGCGGTGGCCGTTCTTGACGGACGGGCCACCCACGCGATCGGACCGGCAACGATGGAGATTCCTCTGCTGCTTCTGCTGGCAAGCCGCTGGCAGCGGCGTCCGTCAGCCTCCTTGGTAGATAACACCGTGGTGCCCCCCGTTTCCACGCTCCCACACCCGCCCGAGAGGAGTTCCGCTATGCCCAGTCCTACGCCTGCGCGGCTGATCGATCCAAGCAATCGCGTGTTCGGCACGATCGATATCAAGAACTACAGATTCGTCGGCGAGCAGCTGCCCAGTACCTACTACATGAGCGGAACGGGCCCGTTCATCCGCTTGCGTCCATTGCATCGATCCGGCTTCGCCATCTACGAAAGGCCGACGCGCGTGGTGGGGCTCTATGTGGGCGACTGGGACCGGGACGACACCTTCGCGCAGAACATCCAGAATGTGGCGCTGTATCGCGAACTCGGCGCAAGCGCGGCCGACATCGCCGCCAGCATCGAACGCCTGAAACTGGTCGCGCGTCGCACCGACGAGATCATCCAGCAGAATACCGCCCAGCCGCTGGAGTTGAACGACGCCGTCGTCTTCGTCAACGAGGGCGCCTTGGCCGGAACGGTGTGGGGCGGCGACAAGCAAAAGACCGGCAACGTGTACAAGCCGTTGAAGGTGGTCGATGCGACCGGCCCCAGCAGGAAGGCCCATGCCGGTCATGCCTTCGCCACGCGCGAGGCGGTGGAGCGGTTCTATGCCGATTACTACCCGCACGTGCTGGGGCAATTGATGCTGCTCGGGCAGGCCCAGCAATCCTTCGTTTCGCAAGCGCCCAATGGCGATGAGGTCGTGACGGTGATCAATACCGACACCGGGTACTTTCCTCAGAGCGAGTTTCCCACCCGCGCCAGCCAGTTGCAGTTCCTGCTCCAGCAATTCATGCGCTTTGCCTGATCCTGGACGGGGCGGGCGGTCGTCGCGTGCGTCGCCTCAGTAGGTACGGCGCAGCAGTGGGGTGACATTGCTGCCGCCCGGCCGCCCTTGTCCCGTCTCGATCCGGAACACCGCGACCGCCGCAGCCAGGCCGCCGGCCTGCTCCTCCATGCTGCGCGCGGCGGCGGTGGCTTCCTCGACCAGGGCGGCGTTGCGTTGGGTCACCTCGTCCAGTTGCGCCACGGTGCGGTTGACCTGTTCGATGCCGCTGGACTGCTCGCCGCTGGCGGCGCTGATCTCGCCGATCAGGCCGGTCACCCGCTGCACCGAACCGACGATCTCGTGCATGGTGGCGCCGGCGCGGTTGACCAGCGCGGCGCCTTCGCCGACGGTGCGCGTGGACGCTTCGATCAGGTCCTTGATCTCCTTGGCCGCATCGGCCGAGCGCTGCGCCAGCGACCGCACCTCCGAGGCGACCACGGCGAACCCGCGGCCCTGTTCGCCGGCGCGCGCCGCTTCCACCGCGGCGTTGAGCGCCAGGATGTTGGTCTGGAAGGCGATGCCGTCGATCACGCCGATGATCTCGCCGATGCGCTGCGAGGACGTGCTGATCGCGCGCATCGTCGCCACCACCTCGTCCATCACCTGGCCGCCGGAACGGGCGACCTCGCCGGTGTTCTGCACCAGGCCGTTGGCCTGCTGCGCGTTGTCGGCGTTCTGCTTCACCGCCGAGGTCAACTCTTCCATCGAGCTGGCGGTCTCCTCCAGGCTCGCCGCCTGCTGTTCGGTGCGGTCGGACAGGTCGGTATTGCCTGCGGCGATCTCCGAGGCGGCGCGGCGGATCGTGTCGGCCGACTCCTGGATCCCGACGATGATTTCGGTGAGCTTGGCGACGGTGCGGTTGGTGTCCTCGCGCAAGCGCGCGAACACCCCCTGCGCCTGGCCGTCGACGCGGTGGGTGAGGTCGCCTTCGGCCAGCGCCGCCAGCGCTCCGGCCAGTTGCGCCAGGTTGCTCTCCACCCCATCGGAAATGCGGTTGACGCCCTCGGCCAGCGACTTGAGGACGCCGTCCATCGCCGCGGTCTCGATGCGCTGGCTGAAATCGCCGTGCGCGGCCGCCTCGATCACCGTGGCCAACGCCTGTTCGGCGTTGACCTGCGCGGTCACCTCTTCCCATTGCGCGATGGTGCCCAGGCGGCGGCCGTCGGCATCGTCGATCGGGCTGTACACGAAATCGATCTGGCGGCCGAAGAACGGCGCGCGCACGCGCTTGGAGCCGGTCAGCGCGCGCATGCGATCGATCGCCGCCTGGCTGTCCGGATAGATGTCGCCGATGCTGCCGCCGACGAACTGTTCGGCGCGGAATTCGGGGCGGAAGCGCTGCACGTCCGGTTCGATGGTGCGCAGCATCTGCAGCAGCTTGCGGTTGGCGAAATGCACGCGGCCATCGTCGTCGGCGATACGCACCATGGTGTCGAGATCGTCCAGCGCCTGGATCACGAAACGGCCGTGGCGCAGTTCCGCCTCGGTCTGCGCCTGGCGCGCCGCCAGCGCCTGTTGCGCGTTCTGCAGCGCACGCAACAGCGCCACCTCGGCCGTGTCCCCGAGCACCTCCACACGCTGCTCGAAGCGGCCTTCGCCCAGTGCCTGCAGCGCCTGCGTGGCGTGTTCCAGGGCGCGTGGCGCGCTGCGTCTGCCGAGCCAGACCAGTGCCGCGGCGGCGGCCACGGCGACCAGCAGCGCCGGCAGCAAACGCGGCAATGCCGATCCGTTGGCTCCCACCGTGCGGCCGACGTGCAACGCATAGCCGGCCAGCGCCAGCAGGACCAGGACATGAGAGACAGCAAGCAGCGCCGAACGCGGGCGTAGCCAGGAGGGGGTGGGGCGGAGAACGGCGGTTGGCGAGGGCATGGTCTGCACCGGCTGGGAAACAACGGGCAACGCCGCGAGGGCGGTGCGATCGCGTGGGGGGTGATCCAGTATCGGCATATCACCGTGCCGGCTTGATCGCCTTCACCTGCCGTTCGTCGGAAACTTTATATGGACTGAACGCATAAGGCAGAGCGCCGAAGGCGTGATGATGTGCTGCGGCGCAGCAGGCGATCGACGCAGGGCCGCGCCTGGGACGCGGCGCGGGCGGCCGCAAGCGCGACGTGCATCCCGAAGCAGCGATCGCGCTGCGGTGGCCTCGGCAAGCAGATCAGCCGGCGCGGCGCGTGGCGGCTATGTTAGGCAACGTAGCTAGTCGGGCCGCGACGGGACACGGAACACTGCGCCATGCCGCGCCATGCCGCGCCATGGCGGATGCCGCATGGCCTGCAAGGCAGGATCGCACGGCGCGCAGGCGCAGCGCGCCGCGTGGTGCAACGCGTGTGCCGCCGCTAGCGCACGCTCTCCAGCGCCTGCAGATAGCGCTGGCGCCATGCGTTGATGTCGTGCTTGCGCAGGTGATCCATCATCGCCTGCCAGCGTTCGATGCGCTTGGCCTTGGGCAGCGACGCGCCGGTGGCGATGGCGTCGGCGACGCCGTCCAGGTCGTGCGGATTGACCAGCAGCGCTTCCTTCAGTTCGTCGGCGGCGCCGGCCAGCAGCGACAGCACCAGCACGCCGGGATTCTCCGGATCCTGCGCGGCCACGTACTCCTTGGCCACCAGGTTCATGCCGTCGCGCAGCGGCGTCACCAGGCCGACCTGTGCGGCGCGATAGAAGCCAGTCAGGGTGGCGTGGGTGAAGTTGCGGTTGACGTAGCGCAGCGGCGTCCAGTCCGGCTCGGCGTGGCCGCCGTTGATGTGACCGGCGATCTGCTCGAGCTGGTTGCGCAACTGCTTGTACTCGGTGACGTCGCCGCGCGAGACCGGCGCGATCTGCAGGTAGGTGAGGCTGCCGCGCTGGTCGGCATGCCGTTCCAGGTAGCGCTCGAAGCCGAGGAAGCGTTCCGGCAGACCCTTGGAGTAGTCCAGCCTGTCCACGCCGATCGCCAGTTGGCGATCGCGCAGGCTGCTGCGCAGGTCGCGCACCGCCGGCTTGGACATCGCCGCGCGCGCCTGCTGCGCGATCAGTTCGGTGTCGATGCCGATCGGGAACATGGCCGCGCGGAACCTGCGTCCGCCCGGCGCTTCCAGCACGCCGTCCTTGATCACCTTGCCGCCGCCGAACAGGCGCACGTAGGCCTGAAAGCGGTCGACGTCGCGGCGGGTCTGGAAGCCGATCAGGTCGTAGGCGTAGAAGCCGGAGAACAGCCGCGCATGGTCCGGCAGTGCCTGGATCAGGTCGGCCGAGGGGAACGGCACGTGCAGGAAGAAGCCGATGCGGCAGCCGATGCCGCGCTCGCGCAGCAGCGAGGCCAGCGGGATCAGGTGATAGTCGTGGATCCACACCGTGTCGTCCTCGCGCAGCAGCGGCGCGAGCTTGTCGGCGAACATGGCGTTGACCCGGCGGTAGCCCTCGCGTGTGGCGCGGTCGTAGTCGACCAGGTCCAGGCGGAAGTGCAGCAGCGGCCACAGCGTGCGGTTGGCGAAGCCGTTGTAGTACGCGTCCAGGTCGGCGCGATTCAGATCCATGGTGACGAAGCGGATATCGCCCTGGGTCTGTTCGTGCATCGCGCCGCTGTCGCCGCGCACGGTCTTGCCGCTCCAGCCGAACCATACGCCGCCGCGCTCCTTCAGCGCCGCCAGCAAGCCCACCGCCAGGCCGCCGGCGCGGTTCTCGCCGGGCAAGGCCACACGGTTGGATACCACCACCAATCTGCTCATGACGCCTCCTGCCAACTGCGCGACAAGCGCATGGCGGCGATGATCAGGCCGACATGCGAATAGGTCTGCGGGAAATTGCCCCAGGCTTCGCCGTTGTCGAAGGCCAGATCCTCCGACAGCAGGCCCAGGTGATTGCGCCGGGCGAGGATGCGCTCGAACAGCTCGCGCGCCTCCTCCTTGCGGCCGATCGCGGCCAGGGCGTCGATGTACCAGAACGTGCAGATGGTGAAGCTGGTCTCCGGTTCGCCGAAGTCGTCCGGCGCCACGTAGCGGTACAGCGCATCGCCATGCTTCAGGTCGCGGCCGATCGCCTCGACCGTGGCGATGAAGCGCGCATCGTCCGGGGCGATGAACCCGATGTCGGCCAGCAACAGCAGCGAGGCGTCCAGCCGGTGGCCGTTGAAGGTGTCGGTGAAGTGGCCCAGCTCCGTGCTCCAGGCCTCGGCGAGCACGCGTGCGTGGATGCGCTCGGCGCGCTCGCGCCAGTACGCCACGCGGTCTTCCAGGCCCAGCCGCGCGGCGATCTTGGCCAGGCGGTCGCAGGCGGCCCAGCACATCGCGCTGGTGTAGGTGTGCACCTCGGCGCGGCCGCGGAACTCCCACAGGCCGGCGTCGGGCACGTCGTGCAGTTCGAAGGCGCGCTCGCCCAGCGGTTCCAGGCGCAGGAACGTGTGGGTGTCGCCGGGATCCTTCAGGCGCAGGTCGAAGAACAGCTGGGTGGAGGCCAGCACCACGCTGCCGTACACGTCGTGCTGCTTCTGGATCCAGGCCAGGTTGCCGCGGCGCACCGGGCCCATGCCGCGGTAGCCGGCCAGCGATTCGACCTCGTGTTCCTCCAGCGCCGCCTCGAAGCCGATGCCGTACAGCGGCTGCAGGCTGCCGTCGGTGGTGGCGATGTTGAAGATGTAGCCGAGGAACTGCTCCATGGTGCGGGTGGCGCCGAGCCGGTTCAGCGCGCGCACCACGAAGGCGGCGTCGCGCAGCCAGCAGTAGCGGTAGTCCCAGTTGCGCGGGGTGTCCGGCGCTTCCGGGATGGAGGTGGTCATCGCCGCGATGATCGCGCCGCTGTCCTCGTATTGGCACAGCTTCAGGGTGATCGCGCTGCGGATCACCGCGTCCTGCCAGTCCAGCGGCACCGACAGGTAGCGCACCCACTCGCGCCAGTATTCCTCGGTGCGTTCCTGCGCTTCCTGGATGTAGCCGGTCAGCGAGCGGGTCAGCGATTCGTCCACGCCCAGCATCAGGTTGACCGGGTGGTTGAGCACGAACGGCAGTTCGTCGCGGATGAAGCGCACCGGCACGTCGGTGGTCAGGCGCAGGGTGAAATCCGGCAGCAGCCAGCGCACGTGGTTGCTGCCCCAGGTGCTCTCCGGCTGGCGCGCGCCCCAGTCGGCCAGCGGCCTGGCCAGCACGCGGATGCGCGGGTTGCCGGCCAGCGGCCGCACCTGGCGGATGATGCTGACCGGGCGGTAGAAGCGGCCGTGGTTGCGCCAGCGCGGCGCGAAGTCGATCACCTCCACCGCGCCGCCATGGGCGTCGCGCAACACGGTGCGCAGGATCGCGGTGTTGGCCAGGTAGTGCTGGTCGCTGTCGACGAAGTCTTCCAGTTCGATGCTGAAATCGCCGCCAGGATGCGCGCGCGGGGAGAGCAGGGCGCAGAACGCCGGGTCGCCGTCGAAGGCCGGCAGGCAGCTCCACACCACGCTGGCCCGTTTGTCGATCAGGGCGCCGAAGCTGCCGTTGCCGATGACGCCGAGGTCGAGATTGGGGGAACTCATGGAGCGGACGGGTCCTTGTGCGGAAGCAGTGGGGGAAACGGCCACGGGGCGCGGACGAACGGGCGTTGCGCTGGCCTCATCCGGCGTTATCGCGCAGCCAGGCGTGTACGCCGCGTGGATCGGGCAGCGCATAGGTGGCGACGCTGTCGGCGCGGGTGCCGACCAGCACGCTCCAGCCGCCGGCCTGGTTGGCCGCGGCGAAGCCGAATTCGTCGGTGAGATCGTCGCCGACGAACACCGGGCGGCGTCCGCGGAACGGCGGTTGCTGCAGCAGCGTGGTCAACGCCACGCCCTTGTCGCTGCCTTCGGGCACGAACTCGACCACGTGGTCGCCGGGCTGCAGGCGGTAGCCGGGCAGGTCGGCGATCTGTTCGTCGGCGAACGCCAGGACCGCCTCCGCAGCGCTCGGCGCTGCCCGCCAATGCAGGGCCACGCTGGCGCCCTTGTCTTCCACCAGCACGCCCGGATGCGCCTGCCGCAGATGCGCGGCACGCGCATGCAGCGCATGCAGAAACTCGGAGGTATCGGCGGGCATCGCCGCCTGCGCGTCGGCGTCGCTGCGCAGTTCGTGGCCGTGCAGGCCGGCGGCGGGCAGCCGCAGCGGCGCGAACAAGGCGTCGAGCTGCGTCAGCGGACGTCCGCTGACCAGCGCCACCGCGCCACCGAGGCGCTGGTGCAGGCGGCCGATCGCCTCACGCACCTCGGGCAGCAACTGCACCTGGTCGGGGCGTTCGGCAAAGGCGATGAGAGTGCCGTCCACGTCCAGGAACAATGCGCAGGCATCGTCCAGACGCGGCGGCGGCGGTCGGAGGGGGAGCGCGTCTGCCATTCCGCCATGATGAACGGGGTGGCGTTAGCGTCAGGTGGATTGGGGGCCGGGAATCGGGAATGGGGAAACGGGAATGGGGAAAAGCAATAGCCGTGCGGGCAGGCTCTTGCTCTTCCGATTCCCGTTTCTCGATTCCCGATTCCCCGCTCCTTCCCATTCCCGATTCCCGCCTCCCCATTCCCCACACCTTCGTCAGAAGGTGTACCGCACCCGCCCGTAGTAGTAAGCGCCGTTGCTGCCGATTGGCGAGAGCACGTCGTAGGGCAGGTTGCCGAAGTAGGCGATGTCCGGCTTGGAGCGGTCGGCGTAGGCGTCGGTGAGGTTCTGGCCGCCTACCGCCACGCTCCACTGCGGGGTGAGGTGGTACTCGACCTCGGCGTCGAGTTGCCACTTGGCGCTGTAGGTCTGCTCCGGGGCGAAGCCGCCGCCGAAGTCGAACACGCGGGTGGCGCTGCCGTAGCGGGTGACGCGGGTCTGCAGCGACCAGCGCGCGTCGCTCCAGTTCGCCGCCAGCTGCGCGCGGGTGCGCGGGGTCGCCTCGGTCAGGGTGTTGCGCTCTTCCACGCCGAACAGCACGTAGTCCGGATTCAGCGCCAGCAACTGCGCCGGCGTGGCCACCACGTTCTCCAGTTTGGTCTTGGCGTAGCTCCAGGTGCCGGTCAGCTGCAGTTGGCCCTGGCCCAGCGCCTGCCGCCAGTTGCTGACCAGTTCGGCGCCGCGGGTGCGGGTGTCGGCGGCGTTGACGAAGAAGCTGGCGCTCTGCAGGCCGGCGATGCCGAAGCGCTGTGCGACGAAGTCGGTCAGGGCGTCGCCGTCGATGTTTTCCGACAGCGCGATGCGCTTGTCGATATCGATCTGGAACAGGTCCAGCGACAGGTCGAAGTGGCTGCCGACGCGGCTGGTGAAGCCCAGGCTGTAGTTGCGCGACTTCTCCGGCTGCAGCGTGCGCGCGCCCAGCGCCTGCGCGATCGGGTTGTCGACCGAGAGCAGGCGGCCCTGCAGCAACTGTCCGTTGGCGTTGTAGCCGGTGGAACTGGCCTCGTAGCCGATCTGGCTCAGCGACGGCGCGCGGAAGTTGTTGGAGATCGCGCCGCGCAGGGCGAATGCCGGGACGAACTCGTAGCGCGCGGCCAGCTTGCCGGTCAGTTCGCCGCCGAAATCCTGGTAGTGCTCGTAGCGCGCGGCCAGGTCGGTGGAGAGCTTGTCGCCGAACTGGCTGGACACGCTGGCGTAGACACTGGCGACGTTGCGCGACAGGTCGGCCGCATCCTGCGGGGTCAGGCCGCCGCCGGCCTGGGCGCCGGTGGGGCGGTCGGTGTAGGGGCCGGCGGCGTAGCTGGCCGGGTCGCCCGGACGGGTGCGGTAGTGCTCGCGGCGCAGCTCCACGCCGGTGCCCACGGTGTGGGTGGCGCCGGCGGCGTCGAAGCTGCGGCTCAAGTCGAGGTTGGCCACGCCTTGCGCGAACGCGTAGTCGCCGGTCTTGAAGCGGGTCGGGCTGCCCG encodes the following:
- the pgeF gene encoding peptidoglycan editing factor PgeF is translated as MSDFALPADWPAPPRVRALTTLRTGTGAGASQPPFDRFNLGNRSAADGDDPATVQRNRDELAARLALPTPPHWLRQVHGVQVLRFDGPPHGAGIDAEPTADAAVTAEPGVVLAILTADCLPVVFAARDSSEVGAAHAGWQGLAGGVLEATVAALRTPPTQLQAWLGPAAGPQHYEIGAEVREAFLRHDPAAATAFVDTRPGHWRVDLYALARQRLVAAGLAPDRIHGGGLCTIADAQRFYSYRRDRRSGRMATLAWIAP
- a CDS encoding thiol-disulfide oxidoreductase DCC family protein; this encodes MAIVVFDGVCALCSRWVRFLLRHDRRGRYRFAAMQSPRGSALLREHGLDPADPLSFLLLTRHGALTDSDAAIAVIAGLGGVWRSVASLRLLPRRWRDAGYRVLARNRHRWFGTTAQCFLPEPQQRSRFLE
- a CDS encoding methyl-accepting chemotaxis protein is translated as MPSPTAVLRPTPSWLRPRSALLAVSHVLVLLALAGYALHVGRTVGANGSALPRLLPALLVAVAAAAALVWLGRRSAPRALEHATQALQALGEGRFEQRVEVLGDTAEVALLRALQNAQQALAARQAQTEAELRHGRFVIQALDDLDTMVRIADDDGRVHFANRKLLQMLRTIEPDVQRFRPEFRAEQFVGGSIGDIYPDSQAAIDRMRALTGSKRVRAPFFGRQIDFVYSPIDDADGRRLGTIAQWEEVTAQVNAEQALATVIEAAAHGDFSQRIETAAMDGVLKSLAEGVNRISDGVESNLAQLAGALAALAEGDLTHRVDGQAQGVFARLREDTNRTVAKLTEIIVGIQESADTIRRAASEIAAGNTDLSDRTEQQAASLEETASSMEELTSAVKQNADNAQQANGLVQNTGEVARSGGQVMDEVVATMRAISTSSQRIGEIIGVIDGIAFQTNILALNAAVEAARAGEQGRGFAVVASEVRSLAQRSADAAKEIKDLIEASTRTVGEGAALVNRAGATMHEIVGSVQRVTGLIGEISAASGEQSSGIEQVNRTVAQLDEVTQRNAALVEEATAAARSMEEQAGGLAAAVAVFRIETGQGRPGGSNVTPLLRRTY
- a CDS encoding DUF4166 domain-containing protein; this encodes MDRALTPPLFAQVLGPAFAQLPPVLRALHTPSSQSRYVGQAVVQRGRHPLLPLCAWLVRLPRTGPATPVEVVFRADAHGERWERRFGTHAMPSRLWLHRGRLRERLGAVVFEFALRIDGAGIEWRAARAWAFGVVPLPRRWLAGVHCREDQRDGRYAFLIAVSLPWIGPFIRYEGWLAPA
- the rluD gene encoding 23S rRNA pseudouridine(1911/1915/1917) synthase RluD, coding for MPHTPPDLPEDAVSDGPRQARVPDHAAGRRFDAVLAELFPEYSRSRLAEWIKSGDALLDGAPARPRDALRGGEIASLHAVLDTQTHALPEDIPLEVLYEDDQVIVLNKPAGLVVHPGAGNPSGTLVNALLYRDPGLSALPRAGIVHRLDKDTSGAMVVARTLQAHTSLVAQLSARDVHRQYLAVVVGALVSGGTANAPIDRHPRDRLRMAVREDGRDAVTHYRLRERFRAHTALECRLETGRTHQIRVHMAHLKHPIVGDPLYGGPLKLPKGASEELIAELRGFKRQALHAETLEFKHPSSGEPVRATAAVPADLQQLMAALRVDAQAAAERARR
- the otsA gene encoding alpha,alpha-trehalose-phosphate synthase (UDP-forming); amino-acid sequence: MSRLVVVSNRVALPGENRAGGLAVGLLAALKERGGVWFGWSGKTVRGDSGAMHEQTQGDIRFVTMDLNRADLDAYYNGFANRTLWPLLHFRLDLVDYDRATREGYRRVNAMFADKLAPLLREDDTVWIHDYHLIPLASLLRERGIGCRIGFFLHVPFPSADLIQALPDHARLFSGFYAYDLIGFQTRRDVDRFQAYVRLFGGGKVIKDGVLEAPGGRRFRAAMFPIGIDTELIAQQARAAMSKPAVRDLRSSLRDRQLAIGVDRLDYSKGLPERFLGFERYLERHADQRGSLTYLQIAPVSRGDVTEYKQLRNQLEQIAGHINGGHAEPDWTPLRYVNRNFTHATLTGFYRAAQVGLVTPLRDGMNLVAKEYVAAQDPENPGVLVLSLLAGAADELKEALLVNPHDLDGVADAIATGASLPKAKRIERWQAMMDHLRKHDINAWRQRYLQALESVR
- a CDS encoding outer membrane protein assembly factor BamD, which produces MIRRSVPLSAHVRFIALLLVTLVVATGCHRQKKNPEEGMPVEQLYQKAHAQMESGNWAGAESSFKRLIAQYPYGNYTEQAMIESAYAQYKAGKHDDAVSTIDRFIRTYPTQRNIAYMYYLRGLSNSNRDTVFLRRVWSLDPSRRDLSTPQQAYADFNTVAERYPNSRYAADARARMIALRNVFAQHELDNALYYLRRDAWVSAASRATYLLETYPQSAYQNDAVAVLADAYTHLGNKTLAADARRVLELNDPQHPWLTGNWPKYPWMIRKLNPFAGEKSAATGQSNSQMQR